A portion of the Tenacibaculum todarodis genome contains these proteins:
- the pdxH gene encoding pyridoxamine 5'-phosphate oxidase — MPQDLSNHRKTYQKQELLESTCPENPLELFRNWFINADESETVHEANAMTVSSIGLDGFPKNRVVLLKKYTWEGFIFYTNYNSEKGKAIAANNNICLSFFWAGLEQQIIIKGSAEKLAENLSDGYFESRPDGSKLGALASNQSEVVASREVLDKQLSEEEKKHTNKEILRPKHWGGFLVKPISIEFWQGRPNRMHDRIRYTLQKDFSWKLERLQP, encoded by the coding sequence ATGCCACAAGATTTAAGTAATCACAGAAAAACATATCAAAAACAAGAACTTTTAGAAAGTACTTGTCCAGAAAATCCGTTAGAATTATTTAGAAACTGGTTTATAAATGCAGACGAATCTGAAACTGTACATGAAGCCAATGCAATGACAGTTTCTTCCATTGGATTAGATGGTTTTCCGAAGAATAGAGTTGTTTTACTTAAAAAATATACTTGGGAAGGTTTTATATTCTACACAAATTATAATTCTGAAAAAGGAAAGGCTATTGCAGCCAACAACAATATCTGTTTATCTTTCTTTTGGGCTGGTTTGGAGCAACAAATTATCATCAAAGGTAGTGCAGAAAAACTAGCAGAAAATTTATCTGACGGTTATTTTGAATCTCGTCCAGACGGAAGCAAATTAGGTGCATTAGCTTCTAACCAAAGTGAAGTTGTAGCATCAAGAGAAGTTTTAGACAAGCAACTTTCCGAAGAAGAAAAAAAACATACTAACAAAGAAATATTAAGACCCAAACATTGGGGCGGTTTTTTAGTAAAGCCAATTTCTATTGAATTTTGGCAAGGACGCCCAAATAGAATGCACGATAGAATACGATATACGTTGCAAAAAGATTTTTCTTGGAAATTAGAAAGATTACAACCGTAA
- a CDS encoding SixA phosphatase family protein — translation MKTLYIVRHAKSSWSYDSVQDIDRPLKERGINDAHLLSKFLASKIKRPDVFISSSANRALHTSVIFCENFSYPLSNLQIKRQLYSFSDGYLVKTVKALDDSFDSAIIFSHDHGINTFVNKFGSKPIAHVSTCGVIAIEFEEKHWKNIKKGTTTMVEFPKNHR, via the coding sequence ATGAAAACACTTTACATTGTTCGTCACGCAAAATCTTCTTGGAGTTATGATAGCGTGCAAGATATTGATAGACCTTTAAAAGAGCGAGGCATTAATGACGCTCATTTGCTGTCTAAATTTTTAGCCTCAAAAATTAAAAGGCCAGATGTCTTTATTTCTAGTAGTGCTAATAGAGCATTACATACTTCTGTAATTTTTTGCGAAAACTTTAGCTATCCGTTATCTAATTTGCAAATTAAACGTCAATTATATAGTTTTAGCGATGGTTACTTGGTAAAAACCGTAAAAGCATTAGATGATAGTTTTGATAGTGCAATTATTTTTAGTCACGATCATGGAATAAATACATTTGTAAATAAATTTGGAAGCAAACCAATTGCACATGTTTCAACTTGTGGTGTTATTGCAATAGAATTTGAAGAAAAACATTGGAAAAACATAAAGAAAGGAACTACAACAATGGTAGAATTCCCAAAAAATCATAGATAG
- a CDS encoding Ppx/GppA phosphatase family protein: MLEIKKYGAIDIGSNAVRLLVANVIIEKGKEPKFKKSALIRVPIRLGADAFVNGKISEENTIRMIDAMEAFKLLIKIHGVERYKACATSAMREAENGQDVAKKILKKTGIKIDIINGKEEARIISSTDLKELIQSDKSYLYVDVGGGSTEFTVFTEGKIVNSKSFKMGTVRLLNNTKSENKVKFKSVEKWIKENTKDFKSISLIGSGGNINKLFKMSGRTEGNPISYIYLNAQYQFLKKMSYQDRITELSLNPDRADVIVPATKIYLSAMKWSGARKIFVPKIGLSDGIIKSLHYNKL; this comes from the coding sequence TTGTTAGAAATAAAAAAATATGGCGCTATAGATATTGGATCAAATGCAGTTAGATTACTGGTTGCCAATGTTATTATTGAAAAAGGAAAAGAGCCTAAATTTAAAAAATCTGCCTTAATTCGTGTACCTATTCGTTTAGGTGCTGACGCTTTTGTTAACGGAAAAATTTCCGAAGAGAACACCATAAGAATGATTGATGCTATGGAAGCATTTAAACTTTTAATAAAAATCCATGGTGTAGAAAGATACAAAGCCTGTGCAACCTCAGCAATGAGAGAAGCTGAAAATGGACAAGATGTAGCAAAAAAGATTCTTAAAAAAACAGGAATTAAAATTGACATTATTAATGGTAAAGAAGAAGCTAGAATTATTTCTTCAACAGACCTAAAAGAACTAATACAAAGCGATAAATCTTACCTATATGTAGATGTTGGTGGCGGAAGTACAGAATTTACCGTTTTTACTGAAGGAAAAATAGTGAATTCTAAATCCTTTAAAATGGGTACAGTCCGTTTACTAAATAACACAAAATCAGAAAATAAAGTAAAATTTAAAAGTGTTGAAAAATGGATAAAAGAAAATACTAAAGATTTTAAAAGCATATCTTTAATAGGTTCAGGAGGAAATATCAATAAACTTTTTAAAATGTCTGGAAGGACAGAAGGAAACCCAATTTCTTACATTTATTTGAATGCCCAGTATCAATTCTTAAAAAAAATGTCCTATCAAGACAGAATAACTGAACTAAGTTTAAATCCAGATAGAGCAGATGTTATTGTTCCTGCAACCAAAATTTATCTCTCTGCAATGAAATGGAGTGGCGCTAGAAAAATATTTGTACCTAAAATTGGTCTTTCTGACGGAATAATTAAAAGCCTACACTACAATAAGTTATAA
- a CDS encoding OmpA family protein → MKKLLFSGALLMFGFTVSAQDLPTNAEPGKCYVRCKTPEVWKNQDVTIEVAPAYKRIVTHPAQYKTVTERVLVDAGGESLVVVPATYENRDVVVTTDEGGQSLRRVAAKATTSKQVVMTREASQRLVTVPAKYETRDVVITSKAAYQRLVVVPATMKTVTETLVTKEASQRLEVVPAKYETRDVVVTVKEAGSRLEIVPATYEMRDVVIVTREASQRLTVVPATYGTETLSYRKKVEGNSLRVVPASFGRDSETIEVRAASARWQMSEKAPDCESSDPNDCRYWCYKEVPAQYTTVNKTVLSNDASVLANAGKCAEGSNDPSCFATYTKRVMKTPPTTNVIAIPEVTKVVKKRVMTNPPSTRTIAIPAVTKVIKKTVMVTPPTTRVVAIPEQTTTVKRTVVDTPATTRVVDVPAVTKVIKKTVMVTPPTTRVIEIPSESTSVTVTNPGTPSTTTVASPAKTKVFKKTVMVTPPTTRVVKSEPKYSTIRKTVLEKDAYEETVPVAAKYKTVTKEVLVSKGGLTSWKTVDCELVNNTPLPINWNLGSSTLTPAAKRIIDARLLPVLNSGVAVVIESHTDSRGNKTNNQVLSEKRAGSVVKYLMSKGVNGSQLTANGLGENKLTNRCADGVSCSEREHAANRRTTFRVVNQK, encoded by the coding sequence ATGAAAAAACTATTATTTTCTGGAGCATTATTAATGTTCGGATTTACGGTATCTGCACAGGACTTACCTACAAACGCAGAACCAGGAAAATGTTATGTACGCTGTAAAACTCCAGAAGTATGGAAAAATCAAGATGTTACTATCGAAGTAGCACCAGCATACAAAAGAATTGTTACGCATCCTGCACAATACAAAACTGTTACTGAAAGAGTATTAGTTGATGCTGGAGGTGAAAGTTTAGTTGTAGTACCTGCAACTTATGAAAACAGAGATGTTGTTGTTACAACTGACGAAGGTGGACAAAGTTTACGTAGAGTAGCTGCAAAAGCAACTACTTCTAAGCAAGTTGTAATGACTAGAGAAGCGTCTCAACGTTTAGTAACAGTACCTGCTAAATATGAAACTAGAGATGTTGTTATTACTTCTAAAGCAGCATACCAACGTTTAGTTGTTGTTCCTGCTACAATGAAAACTGTAACAGAAACTTTAGTAACTAAAGAAGCGTCTCAGCGTTTAGAGGTTGTACCTGCTAAATATGAAACTAGAGATGTTGTTGTTACTGTAAAAGAAGCTGGATCTCGTTTAGAGATTGTACCTGCTACTTACGAAATGAGAGATGTTGTTATTGTAACAAGAGAAGCTTCTCAACGTTTAACAGTAGTTCCTGCAACTTACGGAACAGAAACTTTATCTTATAGAAAAAAGGTTGAAGGAAACTCTTTAAGAGTTGTACCTGCATCTTTTGGTAGAGATAGTGAAACTATTGAAGTTAGAGCTGCATCTGCAAGATGGCAAATGAGCGAAAAAGCTCCTGATTGTGAGTCTTCTGACCCTAACGATTGTCGTTACTGGTGTTATAAAGAAGTTCCTGCACAATACACTACAGTTAACAAAACTGTTTTAAGTAATGATGCATCTGTATTAGCTAACGCTGGTAAATGTGCTGAAGGTTCTAACGACCCAAGTTGTTTTGCAACGTATACTAAGAGAGTTATGAAAACTCCTCCTACAACAAATGTAATTGCTATACCAGAAGTTACTAAAGTTGTTAAGAAGAGAGTTATGACTAACCCTCCATCAACTAGAACTATAGCAATTCCTGCTGTAACAAAAGTAATTAAGAAAACTGTAATGGTAACTCCTCCTACAACAAGAGTTGTTGCTATACCAGAACAAACTACTACAGTTAAAAGAACTGTTGTTGATACTCCAGCTACAACTAGAGTTGTTGATGTGCCTGCTGTAACTAAAGTAATTAAGAAAACTGTAATGGTAACTCCTCCAACAACGAGAGTTATTGAAATTCCTTCTGAAAGCACTTCAGTAACTGTTACTAATCCTGGAACTCCATCTACAACTACTGTAGCTTCTCCAGCTAAAACTAAAGTTTTTAAGAAGACTGTTATGGTAACTCCTCCAACTACAAGAGTTGTGAAGTCTGAGCCTAAATATTCTACAATCAGAAAGACTGTATTAGAAAAAGATGCTTATGAAGAAACTGTACCAGTTGCAGCTAAATATAAGACTGTAACTAAAGAAGTTTTAGTTTCTAAAGGAGGTTTAACTTCTTGGAAAACTGTTGATTGTGAGTTAGTAAACAACACTCCATTACCAATTAACTGGAACTTAGGAAGTTCAACTTTAACTCCAGCTGCTAAGCGTATTATTGATGCTCGTTTATTACCAGTATTAAATAGCGGTGTTGCTGTAGTAATTGAATCTCATACAGATTCTAGAGGTAACAAAACTAATAATCAAGTTTTATCTGAAAAGAGAGCTGGTTCAGTTGTAAAATACTTAATGTCTAAAGGTGTTAATGGAAGCCAATTAACTGCTAACGGTTTAGGTGAAAACAAATTAACTAACCGTTGTGCTGATGGTGTTTCTTGTTCTGAAAGAGAGCATGCAGCAAACAGAAGAACTACATTTAGAGTTGTAAACCAAAAGTAA
- a CDS encoding thioredoxin family protein, which produces MRKIYLTSLILFLGFSFANAQESVDTQEVIEVQEILEPEIVINWEKSYDDALKRAKAENKPLLVYFTGSDWCGPCKVLGKKLFKTEKFQEYATNKFVLYKADFPRNKDLVEEKTRKINEEIQARFGQSKFPTMLIVNSKEQELGIKQGMYMTEYYYPFFDKAIRAF; this is translated from the coding sequence ATGAGAAAAATATATCTTACCTCCCTAATTTTATTTCTTGGTTTTAGCTTTGCTAATGCGCAAGAATCTGTGGATACTCAAGAAGTAATTGAAGTTCAGGAAATACTAGAACCTGAAATTGTAATTAATTGGGAAAAATCTTACGATGATGCTCTAAAGAGAGCAAAAGCTGAAAATAAACCGTTATTAGTTTATTTTACTGGATCAGATTGGTGTGGCCCTTGTAAAGTTTTAGGTAAAAAATTATTTAAAACTGAAAAGTTTCAAGAATATGCTACTAATAAATTTGTTCTTTATAAAGCAGATTTCCCTAGGAATAAAGATTTAGTTGAAGAAAAAACAAGAAAAATTAATGAAGAAATACAAGCTCGTTTTGGTCAATCTAAATTTCCTACAATGCTTATTGTAAATTCAAAAGAGCAAGAATTAGGTATAAAACAAGGAATGTATATGACTGAATATTATTATCCGTTTTTTGACAAAGCTATAAGAGCTTTCTAG
- the lpxK gene encoding tetraacyldisaccharide 4'-kinase has protein sequence MKLLRFLLFPIAVIYDLITSIRNFLFDKGIFKSTTFNIPVIAVGNLSVGGTGKTPQIEYLIRLLKDKNKIAVLSRGYKRKSTGFLLLNKDHSAEDVGDEPLQYFKKFNNIRVAVDADRTNGIIQLLKGENPPEIVLLDDAYQHRKVKASLYILLTKYNDLFTDDFLLPTGNLRESRSGAKRANIIVVTKCPADLSIEEQQKIRSKINVEKHQQLFFTSISYDENISGSESISVNDLKTYEVVLVTGIANPKPLTTYLANKNVNYTHLNFPDHHAFSTKDIVGIQNTFNAISSDKKIILTTEKDYVRLEDKLKDVSCLGIKTNFLLEDNLFDEVIKSHIKC, from the coding sequence ATGAAACTACTTCGTTTTTTATTATTTCCAATTGCTGTTATTTATGATTTGATTACTTCAATTCGTAATTTTTTGTTTGATAAAGGAATTTTTAAATCAACTACGTTTAATATACCAGTAATAGCTGTCGGAAATTTAAGTGTTGGCGGAACTGGAAAAACGCCTCAGATTGAATATTTAATAAGACTTTTAAAGGACAAAAACAAAATTGCAGTTTTAAGTAGAGGTTATAAAAGGAAATCAACAGGCTTTTTATTGTTGAATAAAGATCACTCTGCAGAAGATGTTGGTGATGAGCCTTTACAGTATTTTAAAAAGTTTAATAATATTAGAGTCGCAGTTGATGCTGATAGAACAAATGGTATTATACAATTATTAAAAGGTGAAAATCCACCAGAGATTGTTTTATTAGATGACGCATATCAACATAGAAAAGTAAAAGCAAGTCTCTATATTTTACTTACAAAATACAACGATCTGTTTACGGATGATTTTCTATTGCCAACAGGAAATTTAAGAGAAAGTAGGAGTGGAGCAAAAAGAGCAAATATTATTGTTGTTACTAAATGTCCAGCAGATTTATCTATAGAAGAACAACAAAAAATAAGAAGCAAAATAAATGTAGAGAAGCATCAACAATTGTTTTTTACAAGTATTTCTTATGATGAAAATATAAGTGGAAGCGAAAGTATTTCGGTTAATGATTTAAAAACTTACGAAGTAGTTTTAGTAACTGGAATAGCAAACCCAAAACCGTTAACTACTTATTTAGCGAATAAAAATGTAAACTATACACATCTTAATTTTCCTGATCATCATGCTTTTTCAACAAAGGATATTGTTGGTATTCAAAATACATTTAATGCTATTTCATCAGATAAAAAAATAATTTTAACAACAGAAAAAGATTATGTTCGTTTAGAAGATAAATTGAAAGATGTTAGTTGTTTAGGTATCAAAACAAACTTTTTATTGGAAGATAATTTATTTGATGAGGTAATAAAAAGTCATATTAAATGTTAA
- a CDS encoding Nif3-like dinuclear metal center hexameric protein, producing MKIKDITNYLEELAPLSYAEDFDNVGLLVGNYATEVAGVLVTLDTLEETIDEAIAKNCNLIVSFHPIIFGGLKKLNGNNYVERVVLKAIKNDIAIYATHTALDNTHLGVSAKMCEVLGIKNPQVLLPKKNIIKKLTTYIPFAQANNIREKLFEVGAGKIGNYSNCSFNMEGKGSFKGNENSNPVVGNTGELRFEEETCITFIFESYLESKILQTLYKYHPYEEVSYEIITLENYNQNIGMGMIGELPSAITEDAFLKLVKKKFKTGCVRHSNKLDKKIKKVAVLGGSGSFAINNAIQQKADAYISADFKYHEFFKAENKILLTDVGHYESEQFTKNLLVEYLSKKFTKFAVILSEKSTNPIYYF from the coding sequence ATGAAAATAAAAGACATAACCAATTATTTAGAAGAACTTGCACCACTTTCTTATGCTGAAGATTTTGACAATGTTGGTTTGTTAGTTGGTAATTACGCCACAGAAGTTGCAGGAGTATTAGTTACTTTAGATACTTTAGAAGAAACTATTGACGAAGCTATAGCTAAGAATTGTAACTTAATAGTTAGTTTTCATCCCATTATTTTTGGCGGATTAAAAAAATTAAACGGCAATAATTATGTTGAACGCGTAGTTTTAAAAGCTATAAAAAATGATATTGCTATTTATGCAACGCACACCGCTTTAGACAATACTCATTTAGGGGTTTCTGCTAAGATGTGTGAAGTTTTAGGAATTAAAAACCCGCAAGTATTACTTCCTAAAAAAAATATCATTAAAAAATTAACCACTTACATTCCGTTTGCCCAAGCAAATAACATACGAGAAAAACTTTTTGAAGTTGGCGCTGGTAAAATAGGAAACTATAGCAATTGTAGTTTTAACATGGAAGGAAAAGGTAGTTTTAAAGGAAATGAAAACTCTAATCCTGTTGTTGGTAATACAGGTGAATTAAGGTTTGAAGAAGAAACTTGTATTACGTTCATTTTTGAAAGCTACCTAGAAAGTAAAATTCTACAAACACTATATAAATATCACCCTTACGAAGAAGTTTCCTATGAAATTATCACTTTAGAAAACTACAATCAAAATATAGGAATGGGAATGATTGGCGAGCTTCCTTCAGCAATAACAGAAGACGCTTTTTTAAAATTAGTGAAAAAAAAATTTAAAACTGGCTGTGTGCGTCATTCTAATAAATTAGATAAGAAAATTAAAAAAGTTGCTGTTTTAGGTGGCTCAGGAAGTTTTGCTATTAACAATGCAATTCAACAAAAAGCAGATGCTTATATAAGTGCAGATTTTAAGTATCACGAGTTTTTTAAAGCTGAAAATAAAATTTTATTAACAGATGTTGGTCATTATGAAAGTGAACAGTTTACAAAAAACCTTTTAGTTGAGTATCTCTCGAAAAAATTTACTAAATTTGCGGTCATTTTATCAGAAAAAAGTACGAACCCAATATATTATTTTTAA
- a CDS encoding zinc ribbon domain-containing protein, translated as MAKKKEITVEAKLRALYDLQLIDSRIDEIRNVRGELPLEVEDLEDEVAGLNTRVSNLGEDVTNLETDIKNKKLAIDESKALMAKYEEQQKNVRNNREFDSLAKETEYQELEIELAEKRINEFKAKIEQKKQVIATTTEKLNRQETHLGHKKSELDAILKETEKEEALLKSKSEEFSKSLDAHLFAAYSRIRNKVKNGLAVVSIERGASGGSFFTIPPQVQLEIANRKKITIDEHSGRILVDAALAEEEKQKIDKIFA; from the coding sequence ATGGCAAAAAAGAAAGAAATTACGGTTGAAGCGAAATTAAGAGCACTGTACGACTTACAATTAATTGACTCTAGAATAGATGAAATTAGAAATGTACGTGGAGAATTACCTTTAGAAGTAGAAGATTTAGAAGATGAAGTTGCCGGATTAAATACCCGTGTTTCTAACTTAGGTGAAGATGTTACTAATCTTGAAACAGATATTAAAAACAAAAAATTAGCAATTGACGAAAGTAAAGCGCTAATGGCAAAATACGAAGAGCAACAAAAGAACGTACGTAACAATCGTGAGTTTGACTCTTTAGCTAAAGAAACTGAATATCAAGAATTAGAAATTGAATTAGCTGAAAAACGTATTAACGAGTTTAAGGCTAAAATTGAGCAAAAGAAACAAGTAATTGCTACAACTACGGAAAAATTAAACAGACAAGAAACTCATTTAGGACACAAAAAATCTGAACTAGATGCTATCTTAAAAGAAACTGAAAAGGAAGAAGCACTTTTAAAATCTAAATCTGAAGAATTTTCTAAATCTTTAGACGCACATTTATTTGCTGCTTATTCTAGAATTAGAAATAAAGTAAAAAACGGCTTAGCTGTAGTTTCTATTGAGCGTGGAGCTTCTGGAGGATCTTTCTTTACAATACCACCACAAGTACAATTAGAAATAGCAAACAGAAAGAAAATTACTATTGATGAGCACAGTGGTAGAATCTTAGTGGATGCTGCTTTAGCTGAAGAGGAAAAACAAAAAATTGACAAGATTTTTGCTTAA
- a CDS encoding DUF349 domain-containing protein, protein MLDKNENPEKEVENVDVNPLTNTEEAVENLESSEAEAPETTEVIEAIDNQVAEDAEKSDEKNEIPMLDYESMELEGLVEELEKLVKNNPVQQIKTNADAIKNAFNSKFGKLLSDKKEAFLAEGGNVIDFQFSSPIKSSYNTLLGEYKTKRDAYYKALEGQLKANLDKRNQVIDALKELIESGDAKTMYNDFKGLQTQWKSIGPVPRTKYNDTWKIYHHHVERFYDLLHLSKDFRELDFKHNLEEKLKLIARAEGLAAKDNINDAFKELQDLHKLWKEEIGPVSKEYREDVWQKFSKATKVIHDKRHDHFRALKSQYQGIIDVKLAVIEKIDAFDTSNNKTHKDWQNSIKGIEALRKEYFDAGKLPYAKSEAVWQKFKGATKKFNAAKNTFYKHEKGSQNDNLKQKMALIELAESLKESEDWEESTNTMKRIQSDWKKIGHVPRKFSDDIWKRFKAACNFYFDRLHARKNELNKEQQVVVDTKVAYLEAFKSEETSSLDAVNLAIEKWKELGSLPRNMRHLDGKFNKQIDAAYEKLNLGKEEVAMMKFKNVINSYLDQEDFRKLDNEQFFLRKKIDETVREMQQLENNLSFISNATEDNPFVINVRQGINKHKEDLDVWQLKLDYLKKLKY, encoded by the coding sequence ATGTTGGATAAAAATGAAAATCCTGAAAAGGAAGTTGAAAATGTTGATGTTAATCCGTTAACAAACACCGAAGAAGCTGTAGAGAACCTTGAGAGTTCTGAAGCAGAGGCGCCAGAAACCACTGAAGTAATTGAGGCTATTGATAATCAGGTTGCTGAAGATGCAGAAAAATCTGACGAAAAAAATGAAATTCCGATGCTCGATTATGAGTCTATGGAATTAGAAGGTTTGGTAGAAGAGCTTGAAAAGTTGGTTAAAAACAATCCTGTACAGCAAATAAAAACAAATGCAGATGCTATTAAAAATGCTTTTAATAGTAAGTTTGGTAAGTTATTGTCTGATAAAAAAGAAGCTTTTTTAGCGGAAGGTGGTAATGTTATTGATTTTCAGTTTTCGAGTCCAATAAAATCTTCTTACAATACACTTTTAGGAGAATATAAGACTAAAAGAGATGCTTACTACAAAGCGTTAGAAGGGCAGCTTAAGGCAAATTTAGATAAGCGAAATCAAGTTATTGATGCGCTTAAAGAACTTATAGAAAGTGGTGATGCAAAAACCATGTATAACGATTTTAAAGGCCTGCAAACTCAGTGGAAAAGTATTGGACCCGTGCCAAGAACTAAGTATAATGATACTTGGAAAATTTACCATCATCATGTAGAGCGTTTTTACGATTTATTACACTTAAGTAAAGATTTTAGAGAGTTAGATTTTAAGCATAATTTAGAAGAGAAATTAAAGTTAATTGCACGAGCAGAAGGTTTAGCTGCAAAAGATAATATTAACGATGCTTTTAAAGAATTACAAGATTTACACAAGCTTTGGAAAGAAGAAATTGGTCCTGTAAGTAAAGAGTACCGAGAAGATGTATGGCAAAAATTTAGCAAAGCAACTAAGGTTATTCATGATAAACGACATGACCATTTTCGTGCTTTAAAATCTCAATATCAGGGTATTATTGATGTTAAATTAGCAGTTATTGAAAAAATAGATGCGTTTGATACTTCTAATAATAAAACGCATAAAGATTGGCAAAATAGTATTAAAGGAATTGAAGCTTTACGTAAAGAGTATTTTGATGCTGGTAAGTTGCCTTATGCAAAGAGTGAGGCTGTTTGGCAAAAATTTAAAGGTGCAACAAAGAAATTTAATGCTGCTAAGAATACTTTTTATAAACATGAAAAAGGAAGTCAGAATGATAATTTAAAGCAAAAAATGGCTTTAATTGAATTGGCTGAAAGTTTAAAAGAAAGTGAAGATTGGGAAGAGTCTACAAATACAATGAAACGTATTCAATCTGATTGGAAAAAAATTGGTCATGTGCCGCGTAAATTTTCTGATGATATTTGGAAACGTTTTAAAGCAGCTTGTAATTTTTATTTTGATAGATTACATGCTCGTAAAAATGAATTAAATAAAGAACAACAAGTTGTTGTAGATACTAAAGTAGCCTATTTAGAAGCATTTAAATCGGAAGAGACTTCTTCTTTAGATGCCGTGAATTTAGCTATTGAAAAATGGAAGGAATTAGGTAGTTTGCCAAGAAATATGCGTCATTTAGATGGTAAATTTAATAAACAGATAGATGCTGCTTACGAAAAATTAAATCTTGGTAAAGAAGAAGTTGCCATGATGAAATTTAAGAATGTTATTAATAGTTACTTAGATCAAGAAGATTTTAGAAAACTAGATAATGAGCAATTCTTTTTACGTAAGAAAATTGATGAAACCGTTAGAGAGATGCAACAGTTAGAGAATAATTTAAGTTTTATTTCTAATGCTACTGAAGATAATCCGTTTGTTATTAATGTTAGACAAGGTATTAATAAACATAAAGAAGATTTAGATGTTTGGCAATTAAAGTTAGATTATCTAAAGAAATTAAAATACTAG
- a CDS encoding shikimate dehydrogenase family protein, whose translation MDVEEKNKLFALVGKDISYSFSKGYFTEKFQQLKLDKNTYVNFDIQSIDKLPKLIAKNKEELGGLNVTIPYKEAVIPLLDKMSKAAKKIGAVNTIKVTKKGLLKGYNTDVYGFQKSIEPLLKEHHTKALILGTGGASKAIAFSLKKLGVSFKFVSRNPQGKKQIGYNKLKKAVIQKHTIIINSTPLGTHPDVFNYPSIPYEFLTEKHLLFDLIYNPAETAFLTKGKERGVTIKNGLRMLELQAEKSWQIWNGIKE comes from the coding sequence ATGGACGTAGAAGAAAAAAATAAATTGTTTGCACTTGTTGGAAAAGATATTTCGTACTCTTTTTCTAAAGGATATTTTACTGAAAAGTTTCAGCAATTAAAATTAGATAAGAATACATATGTAAATTTTGATATTCAATCTATTGATAAGTTGCCAAAATTAATAGCAAAAAATAAGGAAGAACTTGGTGGTTTAAATGTAACCATACCTTATAAAGAAGCTGTAATTCCGCTGTTAGATAAAATGTCTAAAGCTGCAAAGAAAATTGGAGCGGTAAATACGATTAAAGTGACCAAAAAAGGTTTGTTGAAAGGTTACAATACAGATGTGTATGGTTTTCAGAAATCTATAGAACCGTTGTTAAAAGAACACCATACAAAGGCGTTAATTTTAGGAACTGGTGGCGCTTCTAAAGCTATTGCTTTTTCACTTAAAAAACTTGGAGTTTCGTTTAAGTTTGTGAGTAGAAATCCGCAGGGGAAGAAACAAATAGGGTACAATAAACTAAAGAAAGCAGTAATACAAAAACATACAATTATTATAAATTCTACGCCTTTAGGCACGCATCCAGATGTGTTTAATTATCCATCAATACCGTATGAGTTTTTAACTGAAAAACATTTATTATTCGATTTAATTTACAACCCTGCAGAAACAGCTTTTTTAACTAAAGGTAAAGAAAGAGGGGTAACTATTAAGAATGGGTTAAGAATGTTGGAGCTGCAAGCCGAAAAATCTTGGCAAATTTGGAACGGAATTAAAGAGTAG